The following proteins are co-located in the Bombus pascuorum chromosome 3, iyBomPasc1.1, whole genome shotgun sequence genome:
- the LOC132904829 gene encoding voltage-gated purine nucleotide uniporter SLC17A9 isoform X1 has product MQMQIPLIQDEKTNSSWSRKERRKWFLSLLCGTCLIYATRTSVPLLMPIISKEKQWSKPDSGVILSSFFWGYTLTQVASGYISDRIGGQKVLLISALGWSMTTFFMPEVIELFSKNDSSMLLVAVVRTINGAFQGMHFPSMISLISQRLHETERASFFSLLTSGSALGTLLTGSLGSYLLENYNWVVVFQTLGGLSLAWAVLLSYHTLPFKEKAASTKSATNYTLPWLKLLKKPPFWSCVIGHACQNNCFFVLLSWMPMYFHDTFPEVKGWVVNMVPWLSMLPCTFFGKALSEKIVKAGYSITVTRKIIETICFLTEVISLLFLAKVETFQSAIICLAFIIGGSGFHNNAIAVNPSDLAPKHSGSVFGLMNTVGAIPGIYNHKFTIAVIGKMIVKSIIFRISWSILFWIYITCNAQLACCIYIHCYNRCIRMYSIFIIWFWSSNYIK; this is encoded by the exons ATGCAAATGCAAATACCTTTAATTCAAGATGAAAAAACAAATTCATCTTGGTCAAG gAAGGAGAGACGAAAATGGTTTCTATCATTATTATGTGGTACTTGTCTCATATATGCTACAAGAACATCTGTTCCTTTATTAATGCCAATTATAAGTAAAGAGAAACAATGGTCCAAACCAGATTCTGGAGTAATATTGTCTAGTTTTTTTTGGGGTTATACATTAACGCAAGTTGCTAGTGGTTATATTAGCGATAGAATTGGAGGACAAAAAGTATTATTGATCTCTGCTCTTGGATGGTCTATGACAACATTTTTTATGCCAGAAGTCATAGAACTCTTTTCAAAGAATGATAGTTCTATGTTATTAGTAGCAGTAGTGAGAACGATAAATGGTGCATTCCAAG GAATGCATTTCCCCAGTATGATTAGTTTAATAAGTCAACGATTGCACGAAACAGAAAGAGCCtcattttttagtttattaacATCAGGATCAGCTCTTGGCACATTGCTCACTGGATCTTTAGGTTCCTATCtgttggaaaattataattgggTAGTAGTTTTCCAAACATTAg GAGGTTTGAGCTTGGCATGGGCCGTGCTATTAAGTTACCATACCCTACCTTTTAAGGAAAAAGCAGCTTCTACTAAATCAGCTACTAACTACACTTTGCCTTGGTTGAAGCTTTTAAAAAAACCTCCATTCTG GTCATGCGTAATAGGTCATGCTTGccaaaataattgtttttttgTATTACTATCCTGGATGCCAATGTATTTTCATGATACATTTCCAGAAGTAaag gGCTGGGTTGTAAACATGGTGCCATGGTTGTCTATGTTGCCTTGTACATTTTTTGGTAAAGCACTTTCTGAGAAGATAGTAAAAGCAGGGTATTCCATCACAGTAACACgtaaaataatcgaaacaATATGTTTTTTAACTGAAGTTATAAGCTTATTATTTTTAG CAAAAGTGGAAACTTTTCAAAGTGCAATAATTTGTCTTGCGTTTATAATTGGTGGATCAGGTTTTCATAATAATGCAATTGCAGTAAATCCTTCAGATCTTGCACCAAAACATTCCGGAAGTGTATTTGGATTAATGAACACTGTTGGTGCTATACCTGGTATATATAATCATAAATTTACTATTGCAGTAATAGGAAAGATGATAGTAAAAAGCATAATTTTCAGGATTTCTTGGAGTATACTTTTCTGgatatatattacatgtaaCGCACAGCTGGCCTgttgtatttatattcattgCTATAATAGATGCATTAGGatgtatagtatatttattatttggttCTGGTCaagcaattatataaaatga
- the LOC132904829 gene encoding voltage-gated purine nucleotide uniporter SLC17A9 isoform X2, producing MQMQIPLIQDEKTNSSWSRKERRKWFLSLLCGTCLIYATRTSVPLLMPIISKEKQWSKPDSGVILSSFFWGYTLTQVASGYISDRIGGQKVLLISALGWSMTTFFMPEVIELFSKNDSSMLLVAVVRTINGAFQGMHFPSMISLISQRLHETERASFFSLLTSGSALGTLLTGSLGSYLLENYNWVVVFQTLGGLSLAWAVLLSYHTLPFKEKAASTKSATNYTLPWLKLLKKPPFWSCVIGHACQNNCFFVLLSWMPMYFHDTFPEVKGWVVNMVPWLSMLPCTFFGKALSEKIVKAGYSITVTRKIIETICFLTEVISLLFLAKVETFQSAIICLAFIIGGSGFHNNAIAVNPSDLAPKHSGSVFGLMNTVGAIPGFLGVYFSGYILHVTHSWPVVFIFIAIIDALGCIVYLLFGSGQAII from the exons ATGCAAATGCAAATACCTTTAATTCAAGATGAAAAAACAAATTCATCTTGGTCAAG gAAGGAGAGACGAAAATGGTTTCTATCATTATTATGTGGTACTTGTCTCATATATGCTACAAGAACATCTGTTCCTTTATTAATGCCAATTATAAGTAAAGAGAAACAATGGTCCAAACCAGATTCTGGAGTAATATTGTCTAGTTTTTTTTGGGGTTATACATTAACGCAAGTTGCTAGTGGTTATATTAGCGATAGAATTGGAGGACAAAAAGTATTATTGATCTCTGCTCTTGGATGGTCTATGACAACATTTTTTATGCCAGAAGTCATAGAACTCTTTTCAAAGAATGATAGTTCTATGTTATTAGTAGCAGTAGTGAGAACGATAAATGGTGCATTCCAAG GAATGCATTTCCCCAGTATGATTAGTTTAATAAGTCAACGATTGCACGAAACAGAAAGAGCCtcattttttagtttattaacATCAGGATCAGCTCTTGGCACATTGCTCACTGGATCTTTAGGTTCCTATCtgttggaaaattataattgggTAGTAGTTTTCCAAACATTAg GAGGTTTGAGCTTGGCATGGGCCGTGCTATTAAGTTACCATACCCTACCTTTTAAGGAAAAAGCAGCTTCTACTAAATCAGCTACTAACTACACTTTGCCTTGGTTGAAGCTTTTAAAAAAACCTCCATTCTG GTCATGCGTAATAGGTCATGCTTGccaaaataattgtttttttgTATTACTATCCTGGATGCCAATGTATTTTCATGATACATTTCCAGAAGTAaag gGCTGGGTTGTAAACATGGTGCCATGGTTGTCTATGTTGCCTTGTACATTTTTTGGTAAAGCACTTTCTGAGAAGATAGTAAAAGCAGGGTATTCCATCACAGTAACACgtaaaataatcgaaacaATATGTTTTTTAACTGAAGTTATAAGCTTATTATTTTTAG CAAAAGTGGAAACTTTTCAAAGTGCAATAATTTGTCTTGCGTTTATAATTGGTGGATCAGGTTTTCATAATAATGCAATTGCAGTAAATCCTTCAGATCTTGCACCAAAACATTCCGGAAGTGTATTTGGATTAATGAACACTGTTGGTGCTATACCTG GATTTCTTGGAGTATACTTTTCTGgatatatattacatgtaaCGCACAGCTGGCCTgttgtatttatattcattgCTATAATAGATGCATTAGGatgtatagtatatttattatttggttCTGGTCaagcaattatataa